A stretch of DNA from Phalacrocorax carbo chromosome 16, bPhaCar2.1, whole genome shotgun sequence:
GGTGGGCCCACACCGGTGGGTCGCTCACTCAGCATGGCCAAAGCGTGCAAGGAGGTGGCTTTGTGGCACCAGAAGAGGGGCCAGAAGCTGCAGAGCACCATGGACCCACCAGCTCCCAGCTTCTGGCCCAGTGGGTTAATGGGGTAAAAGAGCCCGAAAGGATGGCAGAGATTTATCCATGGCTACGTGGTGGCAACGCCACGGACCAAGGGCAGGTTCCCTGCACGTACAGCAGCTGTTAGAGTGAGACCCCACACTCCTCACAGCGGCTCCTCTAGTGCCCGGATACCCATGCTCTTCGAGCCCCACAGGCAGCTGGTTTCAAAGCTTATCTGTAGTCAGTTTTACAACATAAAGTGTCTTTGTTTAGTCAACAGAACCACTAATACATGCGATTTTGTTGTTAATAGAGCTGTAAGAATTTTAAGTACCTCTTGGGAATGTGTCATTTTTGGTTGGCTTTTTTAGGCATCACAGGGTGCTGCGTTTGTCTTTGTAAACAAGTattgaataaaacattttgcGCACAGCCGCACTTTGTACAAGTGTCATGCAGGTTTCTAAAGTTTCAGAGAGAATAAATCAACTGCAAACTGCTGCCTGGTGGTTGACTTCGCTCCTTATAAATAGCTAATTTGGACAACTTCTCTCCACACGTCATATGAAATTCAAATACTGTGCATATCGTTAATGCGGTCGCACAAATCAAAACTGCTAGAGACTATTTTATTAGCCTGGGTTGCCACAGAAATGCCACAGCCGAGGGTAGATCGGCTCCAGGTTGCTCTCCCTTCCTTTTGGAGGTGATCCTTGGGAAACTCCAGCAGGTCACTGCGCTCTGCTGCCTTGCCCcaggggaggagcaggagccccGTGGCCCGAGGCAGTGCCTGCACGGTGGCCCACTTCACTGCTGGTTGTACTGGTTGGCAGCCATCGTCACTCAGGGGAGAATTAGGCCCAAACTCAGCCATGAAAAACAACCCCGGTTTAATAAAGCCGGGTCTGTCGGCTTTGCAGCGCTCAGCGCTGGGCACAGGGCACAACCTTCCCTCCCGCCAAAGCGCAGCGCTGCTGGTCCGGCCCTGCGGAACCCCACGTAGGATGCCAGGATGCCATCTTACCTGGTCCTCCCAGGAGGCTCGTAGCACCGTGCAGGATCCATCCAAACTAGCCCAGAAGTCAGCCCAAAGGCTCTAATCCTGGAAGGTGCTGAGCAACTGTGACTTCTGCCACTCGTCTCTGGATTTTGGCACGGGTTCAGCACGAGCAGGATCAGCCCCTTGCTGTAATAATCAGGGAACGAGGAACTCAGCTTGACTgaacttcccccccccgccccccaatgCAAAAATGCTGTACATTCCTTTATGCAGGTTTCCATAGAGTTGGACTTCTACTATTTTTTTGTTGTCGCTGTTAAAGGGGTCAGCAATGCACTGTACAATGGGATCTGGCTGTCAGGAAATGTGGAGGAATTCAGGGACACTTTTAACATCTTGCTGGTGGGGTTGGAGGGCAGCGTTAAAACCAGCATCCTGGAAATCTCCCcaccaaagagaagaaaaaagcccgGAGGAACCCCACGAGAGTTACGAAGACATGCTGCTTTGTCGATCCTAAGTTTAAATAAGTTATTTCTTCCCTACTGCCTTTGTGAAAATATGATATTCTAGCTTTAATTGCTTCAATCCTATTACTTGTTCCTTTTAGCAAGTGATTGTGTAGCCCCTTGCCGTGGGGAAATCCCCTGACTGCGGGTCCGTGTTATTTAGACAAGTACTCTTTCAGAAGTAAATGCCATTCTTAGCATAGGGAAGTACTTTAGGTCTAAAGGGGTTAAGAAGGCCTCCCTGCATTCAGAAACATGCAGGGGTCCCACCGTGCCAGTTCCAGCCTTTTAAActctttccagcttttttttcttgcaacaaATCTGTCTGACTGCCACCAGGACATAGGAAGCGTGTGCCTGTCAAAGAAATCAAGTTTACTTTTTCTGACTTGTTAACAGAGGCAGGGTATAAATAGAGCTAACTCTGCTCAGACTATTAGCATTTCTCTTAAAATAAGGGGGTAACTTCCTAGGACCTTTAATCCAATGAGGTCCAGACCAAACTGCATTATCAACAGAGGCAGCAAAGGAGCTTGCTGAAGTTTTTACAGGAGTCAGGTGCATTTAGGTTCCTCGAAAATTTAAGGCttaccaaacaaaaaaaaaaaaaagcaaccccaaGCAAACAAGAACTACCTCCAGCTCGGTCACTGCCATTGCCCTGGAGAAGTTCTGAGATGTTGTTGGTGCTGTTCACTCGGTGGATGTGGATCTTGCTGGGGAAGAGCAGTGTCCTCTTGCTTCTGGAGGTCTCTCTGAAAGGGAGAGCCCTACCTCCAATCCGGTACTCCCACGCTGGGATATGCCCCAATGACATGAACCCCAACCTGTGGGTAGACGCGCAGAGCACTTGCAAGAGAGAGTGTGAAGCTGACCTGGTGAGTGATGCACGTTTTTATCTCTCTGCGTCGGGGGCGATGGGGTTTGCCGGCGGGTCTGTTTGCTCCGCAGGCTCTTTCTGTTCCGGATAGAAATGCGCCGGCGCTGTGCAGGACTCGATGCAGACAGCGCACCTATTTCATTGGCCCGTCACCTATAGAGAGTAGAAGAGGTTTGATGAGTTATCAGTGGAGTGGGGAGGTGTGTGGCTGTCACTTACGCTGATGTGGGTACAGCGCTCGCGCTGTTTGATCATTTTCCGTGCTTGCCTGTCAAAAGAAACGTCCAGATTTGATACTCCAGAACTCAGCGCGCCTCAGGGCCAGTCCATAATATTTTAGCAGTGTCACCATGCTCTGTGTTGTTGGTGGCCATCATCAATGCTTTATATTCCTGGGAGGAATTCTGTCTGAAATGGTTTAACGTGTAAATCATCAGCCTTTGCTGCACTTGAAACACAAAGCGTGCTTGGAGAGCAAAACAGGGGCTTGGGTAAAATGACCAGGCAGATGTTCTCTGTGATGCTCCCAGCTCAAAATGTGTTTACCTTACAAtgctaaaaatgcatttttcaacCTGTCAGCACTGCCAGCTCAAGCTGGCAACTGAAAATACCTGCTCGTCCTGCTTCTTACATCATGCAAAGCTCCTGCAGCCCAAACCAGGCTGACAGCAACATGTACCATGCTGAAAAAAGTCATTGGGTTTATGTTCTGTAGCCAGGTCGTTTCTGCAGTGCTAAAAGGAAcggggagaaaaacaaacaaaaaaaccccaaaaaccagaaaaaggcTGGCCGTCAAGTAAACAAGATTTGCTCTGATGCATCCCATGTGCTACGAATGAAGGCGCTGTGTTTACTTTTGCCGTTCCCAAATAAGCCCCCTTTATTTCAACCACCAGGTGCAGCAATGAATATTAAAACACTTGgaaaaacccagcagcagcaacagaggacgttgttttaataatttactGGTCAGAAACTGAAAGCCAGAAGCCACCAGGCTAAAAATAGTTGCTTTTGCCTTGTGGCAGCACGGAGCCCTGGGACCTCGCATGGAGTCAGTGGTCTGCAAGCGGCCGAGGACTCCGCCACCGACGCTGCTAAAGCCGCGCTCCTTAACCTCAGCCGAAAACGTTACCCGTTCTGGTTTCTAACTTTGCTTCTGAAACCTAGTAATGTGCAGCAGGAAATGGGGAAAGAGTTATGTTATTAGGTCATCTTTTTCCCAATAAGGAAAGGATACTGGACTCAGGGGAAGCTATTTAGTTTGGTAgcttaaaaaacattttgttctcaCTTACGGAGAAAGCCGTTGGATTTCAGGGGGGTTGTAGAGGTTTAACACACCGTGGAAATGTGCCCCGATGCTACATGGTAGCAGCATTCATGGCCCCTTAAAGTAATCCATAACAACACAGCAGCTGTGATCACACATATCAAATACCTTTTCTGCAACGAAGATGAAAATTCTGCTAAAATTAACTGCAATTTAGAGCTGACTGTAGCTGAGACGGGGTGTAATAAATCACTGGAAGAGCGatgctgcatttgaaaataGGACTAAAATAGGACAGAGAAGCCATAATGagctgttttgggtttgtttttctaaataccatagaaaaattatttttggagcAAGAATTTCCTTACTTTTGAGATATTCTATTATTTTCTCTACAATGTGAACAATTACAAATCCTTGGCAGTTTCACCTCCAAGAGTAGGCTGTTAGTCTCAGGGAATTCAAATAATACTTTACATACTTCTGTGGAAAATAAGAAGGATTACTGCCTACAGCCATATGATAAGACCTTCCATCCGCTCTTGTTTCTCAGGGCTTGTCCTCAGGCATTTCGGAGAGCGCGGGAGGGGGGTTGTTGGTTCGGCAGTCAAGCAGTCCATGTGACTTTAGGAAAGACTTGTGATGAGGTTAGTGTTTAAgaagcagaaatacattttccttccctAGAGTCTTCTCCTGAAGCCATTCAGAAACCCCAGTGTGTTTAGACACCTCTCAGGAGGTGCTGGAGGGATGTTTCCGCTCATTGCCAGTGGGGACGCTGAATTTTGGACCGCGGACATCTGCGGCAGACATGGGTCCCCTGAGCCTAACTCCTTGAAAGCATGTGGCCTCTCTGCTTGCTGGGTCTCTGGAAAGGACTTTGCTCTGTCCCCAGTAACGATcgggttgttttctttccccgCAGGAGTGTGAGACCTTCGAGAAGTGCTGCCCCAATGTCTGTGGAACCAAGAGCTGCGTGGCGGCTCGGTACATGGAcgtcaaggggaaaaaagggccGGTGGGAATGCCCAAAGAGGCAACCTGCGACCGTTTCATGTGCATCCAGCAAGGCTCAGAGTGCGACATCTGGGACGGGCAACCCGTCTGCAAGTGCAAGGACAGGTGTGAGAAGGAGCCGAGCTTCACCTGTGCCTCCGACGGGCTCACCTACTACAACAAGTGCTACATGGATGCAGAAGCTTGCATCAAAGGCATTACCCTGAACGTAGTCACCTGTAGGTACCATCTTACCTGGCCGAACACCAGCCCTATCCCACCAGAAACAACAGCTCGCCCTACTACTGCCTATTCCGAGACAACGGTCATCGATATCTTGCCGCCTGCTCTAGTGAACAACCCCGTCCATCAGTCCGTCTACGTGGGAGAGACTGTCAGCTTCCTCTGTGACGTTACAGGGAGACCCAAGCCAGAAATCACGTGGGAGAAGCAGGTCGACGGGAAAGACAAAGTCATTATGAAGCCAAATCACGTCAGAGGGAATGTCGTGGTCACCAACATCGCCCAACTGGTCATCTACAACACCCAGCTCCAAGACGCAGGCATCTATACCTGCACTGCCAAAAACAGCGGTGGCCTTCTCAGGGCTGATTTCCCTTTGTCAGTCATCAAAGGAGAACCCACATCCAAAGAAGcttcccaaaacaaaacacattttccaacCGATGAGTGCCTGAAGCAACCGGACAGCGAAGACTGTGGGGAAGAGCAGACCAGGTGGTACTATGAcgcaaagaaaaacaactgctTTACTTTCATCTATGGGAACTGTAACAGCAACCTCAACCACTTTGAGACCTACGAGAACTGTATGTTAACGTGCATGAACGGCCCAATCAACGTTTGCAATCTGCCAGCCCTCCAAGGTCACTGCAAGGCCTACGAGCCCCGATGGGCCTATAACAGCTTGACAAAGCAGTGCCAGTCCTTCATTTATGGCGGGTGTGGAGGCAACGAGAACAACTTTGAGAGCCGGGAGGCCTGCGAAGAGATGTGCCCTTTCCCGAAGAACACGCACTGCAAAGCTTGCAAGCCACGCCAGAAGCTGGTGACAAGCTTCTGCAAAAGCGACTTTGTTATCCTGGGCCGTATAACAGAGCTGACCGAAGACCAAGACTCGGGACATGCCCTGGTGACAGTGGAGGAGATCctcaaagatgaaaaaatggGATTAAAATTCCTGGGGAAGGAACCACTAGAAATCACGCTTTTGAACATGGACTGGAGCTGCCCATGTCCCAACATGACCACAGTGGATGGCCAGCTCATCATCATGGGAGATGTCCACAACGGCATGGCTGTCCTACAGCCAGACAGCTTTGTGGGGACCTCCAGCATCCGGCGCGTGAGGAAACTCCGCGAAGTCATCCACAAGAAAACCTGTGAGCTTTTGAAAGAGTTCCTAGGATTGCATTAACCTCCTTCACACGTGTCAGCCGTCCAGACCCGTGTGTTATGTAGGGCTAACAAGCGCTAGGCTAGTGCACAAACTAAACGAGCTGTTTGAAGATACACCGTAGGAATTATGCAGAACCCTTATTTTAATCCATTAATGATGCTTAGCAACAATGTAGTATGGTCTTTGGCAAGCAcgtaaaacagcagcaaaaggctATTAATCTTGCATTGAAATCAATTCGTCCATATAGGAGTGCCATTTAACTAGATGACTCACTGCAGCAATTATACAATTTTTATGTAGCTTCCATCATAAATGACGGAATTCATAGCATTTGTTTAGCTAATTGGTACACAGCTAAGTAATACGTAATGCCAACCTAATCTGTCTCATTCACAGTATGGAAATGTTATGGTAAGTCATTATAAGTAAGGCACACTCGTCTCCTCATAGCAGCACTAATATTTCGAGAGAAAAGCCTGTAAATTATTGTCTCTATTTACACTTGTGCACATTTAACCAGTCTATGCCTTATGAATGTGCTTCTGTTAATTGAAATTTTCCTAGCAGTTTTCTTTGGATTGTACCTCGGTTTTAAATGGCAACTACTACCTACTTGCAATCCttacttgaggaaaaaaaaactcccTTGATCCTATGCCCAGGACAACCGGTCCCTGCAACAGCCCAAGGCACAGTCTCACCCCGAAGTGACTTTTCTGTCATCGGAACAAGGTCAGCAAACACCCTCGTTCCATTGCGCTTTCCTATTTTTGTTCTAATCTATTGTCTATCACAAAAAGTCCAAGGCAGGACGACAGCGGtgtgctgccagctctcttGCTTTTGAAAGTCCTTTACACCTGAGCATACGCAGCCATTTAttgcttatttttcattagaaatacCGGTTTTATAGGTGGAGAGTAAAGTAAGAGGAGTCAGAACAAAATTCAAACTAGAAAGTGCGATACACAGCCTGCGGACTATATGACACAGACACAAAGCTGCTGAAACCAAAAcgcacagacacagacacacagggTGGACACTCTTTAAAGGCGTTTCTCGGTTTGACCATTTTAGAGCATTCTTTGAAACCACGGAAAACATTTTCCACCAGGCCACTGTAAATACCCGTATGAATAATTACCCTAAGAAAGACAGCATGGGCTGTGGGTGTGAGCGCGCGCATACACATAGGATCGATCATTTTAACATTTGTGTGTCCAAAACTGTAACATTTGCCTatgcaaaaattattaaataaagaaaaggctGATCCTGGAAAAATCCTGCCTCCGCTCAGGACTGTCTCTGCAGGGGAGAGGGGTGAGCGTGGCGCGGCGAGCCGTGCCGGCGCCCTTCGTTCGGTGGGTCCGGCGAGCCACTACGGCGGTGCCCGGAGCTTGCTGCCTTGCACTAAAGGCCAGTTCAAGGCTGGGCCGGCGTCAAGGCACGTtttggggagaggaaggaaggtgCAGTGAGCACCACTCCCTGGTGCCCGCTGACGGGCTGGCtgcggggcgggcagcgggccggggccggcggtgGGCAcgcagctgcttttgcagacGTTCGTCGGGGCTGGGTGTGagaagggctggaggagggaggtTAAATAGGCAGGTGCTGGGCTTCAGCATGGTGCGCAAGCCTCTAACCCCCCCCAAAGCCTGTGCATGGTGGGTATTTTGCGGTGGCAGGCAGGAAAACTAACAGTGGGGGAAACAACGTTGAATGTGAGTCCATCTCTGCTGCCCGTGAAGGCTTTCCATGCCCTGCACTGGCAGCCGAGCCATGCGCAGAGACCGCAGCGTGATGGAGACTAGGGCTCCTCTCCCAGTGGTCTGGGCTCGGGTTACGGCCAAAATGCTCTGGCAACAGGAACGCATCTGAATCTCCAgttatttatataatttcaGAAGAAGCTGGGTTAGAGGGACAAGAGCCTGGGTCAGACTTGCTGACCAAGAAAATATCTGCCTGGTTTTTTGTGGCTCCTTTCCTAAGTGTCCAACAGGTAAACCCCAATTAAAGGTCTATAATGTTTGTGTATGTTCTTGTAAAGACCATTTTCTGGAGCCAGGAGAtgccagccccgctgccctccgAAGCAGTTAGCACCTCTGCCGGATCCCCGGCTGTGGCAAGCGCCACTGTTTTGATGGCTCATCTGTCATTTGTCAAGCAAGCTGTAGGAAGTGTCTTCTTCTTGCCATACTTGCTAACACAGAGGCATCGGAGGATGAAGGTTTAATAAAGATTGGCTTTATATggctctttttttccaaaagctaAAGGATTTTGCAAGTGTGGGAGTGTTGGAGTGGCTCGGGAGACATGTACCCCGTTGTTCCAGAACTGCTGGGATGCAAACGTAGCTGAGAGCAAAAAGCACACGATTCATTGCTTTTCCATCTAGCACATCACGCTGCTTAAGCCCGGGTCTAAAACGGGGTCTTACCTTTTACTCGTGGTGAAACCCCTGGGAACAAAGCCTGCACTTAAAGCGAAGCGAGCGTGCAAATGATCTGCTGCGCCGAGACCCAGAGTTGTGCAAGGTGCAACGTGTCTCCCCTGCAGGCGTGCAGGCCTTGCTTGCGCAGGGGATCCCGGGCGATGGTTTGGGTCAGTTTTCCAACACGGTGCAGTGCGAGGGGACACTGAACAggccagcccagctcccagaCATGGTACGGCCACGCTCGTGTGGCTCCTGCCCAAACCTACCGAGCCGAGCTGCTTCCGAGCCCCACGGTGTCTGCGGGCTGCGCGGGCGAGCGTCAAACCCAGCCGGCACCCCGCTCCGGCCCCGCGCGGGGACGCGGGCCCCACTCCGCTGCGGATCAGGCTGATCCGTTCGGCTCCTGTGGTGCCATGGAGGCACGCTGGCCAGCACCACCTCCGTGCCAGCGAGCAGCCCCGCAGCGACAGGTCACCCGGAGAAGACAGATATCGGGTGCCCAGCCCCGCCGGGAGCCCCCCAGGGACGCACAGAAGCACCACGGCTGCCCCGAGGCAGAAGGAGCAGCGCCACGGGCATCCCCTCGCCCGCTCACCAGCAGACAAACCACCCCGGGCCACGCTGGGAGCACTGCACCTCCCCGTGGCATGGGACTGAACCTAACACCGAGCCTCTCCACCTTCTGACCTTGAAGAATTTAGCTCTCCACTCAAAGCTAGTATTTTAGTTCAGCCTCTTATTAAACCCTTAAGAAGCCTAAAATTCAAGTCTGACCAGCCAGCCAGCCTGAGGGAAGCCTACGCACAGGGCCAGGCACTAAAGGATGTCGTTAAAGCCTTTGCAAGGCTAATAGGTACTTGCGTGTGGCTCCTGATCAGAAAATCCCTTTTGTGTTGCTCATGCACTCAGTTTTCCCTCCTGCGCCCTGGGGTGCATCTCTCAAGGTTGTCAGAAAGCTGGAAGGAAATGCCAGTATTTAAAGTTTGTATTAAATGTATGGCAGGAGcgagaggaagggaagagccTGCTTGATTCCTCTCCTTGCACGGCAGCGGGCTAGGAAGGAGCGC
This window harbors:
- the WFIKKN2 gene encoding WAP, Kazal, immunoglobulin, Kunitz and NTR domain-containing protein 2, producing the protein MDVKGKKGPVGMPKEATCDRFMCIQQGSECDIWDGQPVCKCKDRCEKEPSFTCASDGLTYYNKCYMDAEACIKGITLNVVTCRYHLTWPNTSPIPPETTARPTTAYSETTVIDILPPALVNNPVHQSVYVGETVSFLCDVTGRPKPEITWEKQVDGKDKVIMKPNHVRGNVVVTNIAQLVIYNTQLQDAGIYTCTAKNSGGLLRADFPLSVIKGEPTSKEASQNKTHFPTDECLKQPDSEDCGEEQTRWYYDAKKNNCFTFIYGNCNSNLNHFETYENCMLTCMNGPINVCNLPALQGHCKAYEPRWAYNSLTKQCQSFIYGGCGGNENNFESREACEEMCPFPKNTHCKACKPRQKLVTSFCKSDFVILGRITELTEDQDSGHALVTVEEILKDEKMGLKFLGKEPLEITLLNMDWSCPCPNMTTVDGQLIIMGDVHNGMAVLQPDSFVGTSSIRRVRKLREVIHKKTCELLKEFLGLH